The following are encoded together in the Deltaproteobacteria bacterium genome:
- a CDS encoding chemotaxis response regulator protein-glutamate methylesterase codes for MSQEGLRRLKVLVIDDSARSREAVVEALRALPAIEVVGIAVDGEEGLARCLQLQPDLITVDLEMPKMDGFTFLRMVMARAPTPVLVVSSYARKENVFRALELGAVDFIPKPGGADAGSAVALQALLAEKIEIARSLRRANLRAVAPATPERTPRPAAARQRPEERKQTECPRVIAIGASTGGPPALQHILSSLPADFPAAVVVAQHMPERFTEAFAARLDRTCEVEVREAADGDLLLPGRVLLAPGGKQMSVSLVEGQARAKVGPAADGSTYVPSVDELFLSVAALCADRAMGLILTGMGRDGREGIIMLKKAGGTTVAESEETAIVHGMPKEAADTGCVDRVLPLEEITAAILAFARTGRLPASGSR; via the coding sequence ATGAGCCAGGAAGGCCTGCGGAGACTGAAGGTGCTGGTCATCGACGACTCGGCTCGCAGCCGCGAGGCGGTCGTCGAGGCGCTGCGCGCCCTGCCGGCCATCGAGGTCGTGGGGATCGCGGTGGACGGCGAGGAGGGCCTCGCGCGCTGCCTGCAGCTGCAGCCCGACCTCATCACCGTCGATCTCGAGATGCCCAAGATGGACGGCTTCACCTTCCTGCGGATGGTGATGGCCCGGGCGCCCACCCCCGTGCTGGTGGTGAGCTCCTACGCCCGCAAGGAGAACGTCTTCCGGGCGCTGGAGCTGGGCGCCGTCGACTTCATCCCCAAGCCCGGCGGCGCCGACGCCGGGAGCGCGGTGGCGTTGCAGGCGCTGCTGGCCGAGAAGATCGAGATCGCCCGCTCGCTGCGCCGGGCGAACCTGCGCGCCGTCGCGCCCGCGACGCCCGAGCGGACCCCTCGCCCGGCCGCAGCCCGGCAGCGGCCCGAGGAGCGGAAGCAGACCGAGTGCCCCCGGGTGATCGCCATCGGCGCGTCCACCGGAGGCCCCCCGGCGCTGCAGCACATCCTGAGCTCGCTGCCGGCGGACTTCCCGGCGGCCGTGGTGGTGGCCCAGCACATGCCGGAGCGCTTCACCGAGGCCTTCGCCGCGCGGCTGGATCGCACCTGCGAGGTCGAGGTCCGGGAGGCCGCCGACGGGGACCTCCTCCTGCCCGGCCGGGTCCTCCTCGCGCCAGGGGGGAAGCAGATGTCGGTCTCCCTGGTCGAGGGGCAGGCCCGGGCGAAGGTCGGCCCCGCCGCCGATGGATCCACCTACGTGCCCTCGGTGGACGAACTCTTCCTCTCGGTGGCGGCGCTCTGCGCCGACCGGGCCATGGGGCTGATCCTCACCGGCATGGGCCGGGACGGACGGGAGGGGATCATCATGTTGAAGAAGGCCGGGGGTACGACCGTGGCCGAGTCGGAGGAGACCGCCATCGTCCACGGGATGCCCAAGGAAGCCGCCGACACCGGCTGCGTCGATCGCGTGTTGCCCCTGGAAGAGATCACCGCGGCGATCCTCGCATTTGCCCGGACCGGGCGATTGCCCGCAAGTGGGAGCCGGTGA
- a CDS encoding four helix bundle protein, whose amino-acid sequence MPRRTSFLPHERLDAYRVAIELIAGLRSVHETGLPPHIRDQLQRASLSIALNIAEGTGRVGKDRLKFYRIARGSACETGALLDAIEVSGVELDDSFEHLHNLCARLYAMLTRLAELQIKAA is encoded by the coding sequence ATGCCGCGCAGAACATCCTTCCTTCCTCACGAGCGCCTCGATGCCTACCGCGTTGCCATCGAGCTCATCGCGGGGCTGCGCTCGGTTCACGAGACCGGGCTGCCTCCTCACATCCGCGATCAGCTCCAGCGAGCCAGCCTCTCCATTGCGCTCAACATCGCCGAAGGTACGGGGCGAGTCGGCAAGGACCGGCTCAAGTTCTATCGAATCGCTCGGGGTAGCGCCTGTGAGACGGGTGCTCTCCTGGACGCCATCGAGGTCAGTGGAGTCGAACTCGACGATTCCTTCGAGCACCTCCACAACCTCTGCGCCCGGCTCTACGCCATGCTCACCCGCCTCGCCGAACTCCAGATCAAGGCGGCCTGA
- a CDS encoding HEAT repeat domain-containing protein, with translation MTLDELREALADEEEEVRYRALRLSQSGLEADTPGLSALLVEALADPAWRVRKLAGQRLVELEDEDAFDAMVRVMADEDDAAARNAAADALVLAAGAAVPALLRAFGGDDADQAKFVIDVLGDIGDPRAVPRLVEALALEDPNLRAASAEALGKIGGRDSADALIGLLDGDDLLLTVSALESLVRMRMAVPFSVLTPLAERRLLRRPVLRLLTRCEGEQVLETIVEAFSDSSRGTREVAVTAFGEWRRRHDLDRVIAAELLARSDETALVSAVDDALGSSDLAVQNGALEVLASRALPQMLDEVLETAADERLEELALEALLRMGPAVSAELLACAPDLPPAARRVAYGALSRIGDERAVAPLVAALDEGDDSMRAEAARALGELGDARAVGPLSRLLGRANRELARAVVEALAQLARSEREPVLEACRERLGSEEPLRIADVCRLLGEVGTLAELPLLEVTLPHPDARVRQAAISAVGHLAGADALDALRRALADESAEVRSAATRALVEEVGHEAVEALRVAAGDDDAQVASLAIQGLGQLRDLESAELLLERVADGRSAHAPAVALAALEALDRLDAPLLGAALLRGAAHPEAEVVKEAIAIASRSGTPGATEMLLEAARHEAWDVRRAAALGLAELGDADALGPVQELLAAERDEMVAAALESALRSLEARKA, from the coding sequence ATGACCCTCGACGAGCTGCGCGAGGCCCTGGCCGACGAGGAGGAGGAGGTCCGCTACCGGGCCCTGCGGCTCTCGCAGTCCGGGCTCGAGGCGGACACCCCCGGCCTCTCCGCGCTCCTGGTCGAGGCGCTGGCCGACCCCGCCTGGCGGGTGCGCAAGCTCGCCGGGCAGCGGCTGGTGGAGCTCGAGGACGAGGACGCCTTCGACGCGATGGTGCGGGTGATGGCGGACGAGGACGACGCCGCGGCCCGCAACGCCGCGGCCGACGCCCTGGTGCTCGCCGCCGGCGCGGCGGTGCCCGCGCTGCTGCGTGCCTTCGGTGGGGACGACGCGGACCAGGCCAAGTTCGTCATCGACGTCCTCGGTGACATCGGGGATCCCCGGGCCGTCCCGCGCCTGGTCGAGGCCCTCGCGCTCGAGGATCCGAACCTGCGCGCCGCGAGCGCCGAGGCCCTCGGGAAGATCGGAGGCCGGGACTCCGCCGACGCCCTCATCGGCCTCCTCGACGGCGACGACCTCCTCCTCACCGTCTCGGCGCTCGAGTCGCTGGTGCGGATGAGGATGGCGGTGCCCTTCTCGGTCCTCACCCCCCTCGCCGAGCGGCGCCTCCTGCGGCGCCCGGTCCTGCGCCTCCTCACCCGCTGCGAGGGTGAGCAGGTCCTCGAGACCATCGTCGAGGCCTTCTCCGACTCCTCGCGGGGCACCCGCGAGGTCGCGGTGACCGCCTTCGGCGAGTGGCGCCGCCGTCACGACCTCGACCGGGTGATCGCCGCGGAGCTCCTCGCCCGCAGCGACGAGACGGCGCTGGTCTCGGCGGTCGACGATGCCCTGGGCAGCTCGGATCTCGCGGTCCAGAACGGCGCCCTGGAGGTCCTGGCCTCCCGCGCCCTCCCGCAGATGCTCGACGAGGTCCTGGAGACCGCCGCCGACGAGCGGCTCGAGGAGCTGGCGCTCGAGGCGCTGCTCCGGATGGGTCCGGCGGTCTCCGCCGAGCTGCTGGCCTGCGCTCCGGACCTGCCGCCGGCCGCGCGCCGGGTGGCCTACGGCGCCCTCTCCCGGATCGGGGACGAGCGGGCCGTCGCGCCCCTGGTGGCGGCGCTGGACGAGGGGGACGACTCGATGCGGGCCGAGGCGGCCCGGGCGCTCGGCGAGCTGGGGGACGCGAGGGCGGTCGGACCGCTCAGCCGCCTCCTCGGCCGCGCCAACCGCGAGCTCGCCCGGGCAGTGGTGGAGGCCCTGGCCCAGCTGGCCCGGAGCGAGCGGGAGCCGGTCCTGGAGGCCTGCCGGGAGCGCCTCGGCTCCGAGGAGCCCCTGCGCATCGCCGACGTCTGCCGCCTGCTGGGCGAGGTCGGCACCCTGGCCGAGCTGCCGCTGCTGGAGGTGACGCTGCCCCACCCGGACGCGCGGGTGCGGCAGGCCGCCATCAGCGCGGTGGGGCACCTCGCCGGCGCCGACGCCCTCGACGCCCTGCGCCGGGCCCTGGCCGACGAGTCCGCCGAGGTCCGCTCGGCGGCGACCCGCGCGCTGGTGGAGGAGGTCGGCCACGAGGCCGTCGAGGCCCTCCGGGTCGCGGCGGGAGACGACGACGCCCAGGTGGCCAGCCTGGCCATCCAGGGCCTCGGTCAGCTGCGGGATCTCGAGAGCGCCGAGCTCCTCCTCGAGCGGGTCGCCGACGGCCGGTCGGCCCACGCTCCCGCGGTGGCCCTCGCCGCCCTCGAGGCCCTCGACCGCCTCGACGCCCCCCTCCTCGGCGCGGCGCTCCTGCGCGGGGCGGCGCACCCGGAGGCCGAGGTGGTCAAGGAGGCCATCGCCATCGCCTCGCGCAGCGGGACGCCCGGCGCCACCGAGATGCTGCTGGAGGCGGCCCGGCACGAGGCCTGGGACGTGCGGCGGGCCGCTGCCCTCGGGCTGGCCGAACTCGGGGACGCCGACGCCCTCGGTCCGGTGCAGGAGCTGCTGGCCGCGGAGAGGGACGAGATGGTCGCCGCGGCGCTCGAGAGCGCGCTGCGGTCCCTGGAGGCGCGCAAGGCGTGA
- a CDS encoding methyltransferase — protein sequence MNQERPQLDDETFRLLSDLVHDYCGISFHEDMRFLLERRLHTRLEILGLHSFRDYYRYLRFDSNRQRELEEAAELLTTNETYFFREQPQLRAFTGDILPGMAESRGRRKRLRIWSAGCSTGEEAYTIAMLLLESGLFEGWRLDVFGTDISRAVLATARRGVYRQHALRETDERFIHRYFETAEDGARRVSDEVRRIVSFGHLNLADPQMMGLVGEMDVIFCRNVLIYFGAEVKRALIGRFYEHLAPGGYLLLGHSESLLNLSTDFELVHLDHDLVYRRPEEKR from the coding sequence GTGAACCAGGAGCGTCCGCAGCTCGACGACGAGACCTTCCGTCTGCTCAGTGATCTCGTCCACGACTACTGTGGCATCTCCTTCCACGAGGACATGCGCTTCCTCCTGGAGCGGAGGCTCCACACCCGCCTGGAGATCCTCGGGCTGCACAGCTTCCGCGACTACTACCGCTACCTGCGCTTCGACTCGAACCGGCAGCGGGAGCTGGAGGAGGCCGCCGAGCTGCTGACCACCAACGAGACCTACTTCTTCCGGGAGCAGCCCCAGCTGCGGGCCTTCACCGGGGACATCCTCCCCGGGATGGCCGAGTCGCGCGGCCGGCGCAAGCGGCTGCGCATCTGGTCGGCGGGCTGCAGCACCGGGGAGGAGGCCTACACCATCGCCATGCTCCTCCTGGAGAGCGGGCTCTTCGAGGGGTGGCGCCTCGACGTCTTCGGCACCGACATCTCCCGGGCGGTGCTGGCCACGGCCCGCCGGGGCGTCTACCGCCAGCACGCCCTCCGGGAGACCGACGAGCGCTTCATCCACCGCTACTTCGAGACGGCGGAGGACGGCGCGCGGCGCGTCAGCGACGAGGTGCGGAGGATCGTCTCCTTCGGTCACCTCAACCTCGCCGACCCGCAGATGATGGGCCTGGTGGGGGAGATGGACGTCATCTTCTGCCGGAACGTCCTGATCTACTTCGGCGCCGAGGTGAAGCGGGCCCTCATCGGCCGCTTCTACGAGCACCTGGCGCCAGGCGGCTACCTGCTCCTGGGGCACTCCGAGTCCCTGCTCAACCTCTCCACCGACTTCGAGCTCGTGCACCTCGATCACGACCTCGTCTACCGCCGACCCGAGGAGAAGCGATGA
- a CDS encoding response regulator, with the protein MSERRILVVEDSPTMRQLIVFALSRVPNIRCVEAEDGVEGLKRIHSETFDLVVTDINMPLMDGLKLLSRIRSDDRHAEVPVIVVTTEAGAEDRARAMSLGANAYIIKPIRAQQVVETVRTLLG; encoded by the coding sequence GTGAGTGAGAGACGGATTCTCGTCGTCGAGGACTCGCCGACCATGCGTCAGCTGATCGTCTTCGCGCTCTCGCGGGTCCCCAACATCCGCTGCGTCGAGGCCGAGGACGGCGTCGAGGGCCTGAAGCGGATCCACAGCGAGACCTTCGACCTGGTCGTCACCGACATCAACATGCCCCTGATGGACGGCCTCAAGCTCCTCTCCCGGATCCGCAGCGACGATCGTCACGCCGAGGTCCCGGTCATCGTGGTCACCACCGAGGCCGGCGCCGAGGATCGGGCGAGGGCGATGTCGCTCGGGGCGAATGCGTACATCATCAAGCCGATCCGGGCGCAGCAGGTCGTGGAGACAGTGCGGACGCTGCTGGGGTAG
- the asnS gene encoding asparagine--tRNA ligase: MATLSTIEGIGAHLDQTVTLQGWLYNKRGSKKLHFLQVRDGSGIIQAVVSKADVGDELFELCDGLNQEASIRVTGKVVEDKRSPLGFELQVSAVEVLQNTPDYPISPKAHGDAFLMDHRHLWVRSRKQHAALRIRATLASAIRDYFDSRGFILFDSPILTPAACEGTTTLFELPYFDGTAYLTQSGQLYQEVGALAFGKTYCFGPTFRAEKSKTRRHLQEFWMVEPEVAYMDLDQDMELAEDFLVEIVGRTLEKHRDELINVLERDVSALEKIQKPFPRVHYDEAIEKILALRDAATDPELKASLEIEWGSDFGAPHETELTKLYDRPIIVHGFPAAIKAFYMKKDPSSPKHSLSMDVLAPEGYGEIIGGGQREDDLGILESAIEAHGLPAEAFSWYTDLRRWGSVPHAGFGLGLERTVAWICGIRHVRETIPFARTLDRLWP; this comes from the coding sequence ATGGCTACCTTGAGCACCATCGAAGGCATCGGCGCGCACCTGGATCAGACCGTCACCCTCCAGGGCTGGCTCTACAACAAGCGGGGCTCCAAGAAGCTCCACTTCCTCCAGGTCCGGGACGGCAGCGGCATCATCCAGGCCGTCGTCTCCAAGGCCGACGTGGGAGACGAGCTCTTCGAGCTCTGCGACGGCCTGAACCAGGAGGCCTCGATCCGGGTCACCGGCAAGGTCGTCGAGGACAAGCGCTCGCCCCTGGGCTTCGAGCTGCAGGTCTCGGCCGTCGAGGTGCTCCAGAACACCCCCGACTACCCCATCTCCCCCAAGGCCCACGGCGACGCCTTCCTGATGGACCACCGGCACCTCTGGGTGCGCTCGAGGAAGCAGCACGCGGCGCTGCGGATCCGGGCGACCCTCGCCTCGGCCATCCGTGACTACTTCGACTCGCGGGGGTTCATCCTCTTCGACTCGCCGATCCTCACCCCGGCGGCCTGCGAGGGGACCACCACCCTCTTCGAGCTGCCCTACTTCGACGGGACCGCCTACCTCACCCAGAGCGGCCAGCTCTACCAGGAGGTCGGCGCGCTGGCCTTCGGCAAGACCTACTGCTTCGGCCCCACCTTCCGGGCCGAGAAGTCCAAGACCCGGCGCCACCTCCAGGAGTTCTGGATGGTCGAGCCCGAGGTCGCCTACATGGATCTCGACCAGGACATGGAGCTGGCCGAGGACTTCCTCGTCGAGATCGTCGGCCGCACCCTGGAGAAGCACCGGGACGAGCTGATCAACGTGCTGGAGCGGGACGTCTCCGCCCTGGAGAAGATCCAGAAGCCCTTCCCGCGGGTGCACTACGACGAGGCCATCGAGAAGATCCTCGCCCTGCGCGACGCCGCGACCGATCCGGAGCTCAAGGCCTCCCTCGAGATCGAGTGGGGCTCGGACTTCGGGGCGCCCCACGAGACCGAGCTGACCAAGCTCTACGATCGCCCGATCATCGTTCACGGCTTCCCGGCGGCCATCAAGGCCTTCTACATGAAGAAGGATCCCTCCTCTCCCAAGCACTCCCTCTCCATGGACGTGCTCGCCCCCGAGGGCTACGGCGAGATCATCGGCGGCGGGCAGCGCGAGGACGATCTCGGGATCCTCGAGAGCGCCATCGAGGCCCACGGCCTGCCGGCGGAGGCCTTCAGCTGGTACACCGATCTGCGGCGGTGGGGCTCCGTTCCCCACGCCGGCTTCGGGTTGGGGCTCGAGCGGACGGTCGCGTGGATCTGTGGGATCCGGCACGTGAGGGAGACGATTCCCTTCGCGCGGACGCTCGATCGGCTCTGGCCCTAG
- a CDS encoding chemotaxis protein CheW has protein sequence MSAPGQSSESVSVRLCSFQVGEETYVVDIMRIQEIVNPLPVTALRSGSEVIEGVIDLRGQVVPLVDLRRQLGLSPSVASHARKQMIVNVGGKLVAFLVDAMGRVIEVSRDEIQRTESVEGSAAAELFPGALRHKGTLYLLLDLQAVMERGGVSEGDLP, from the coding sequence ATGAGCGCGCCGGGCCAGAGCAGCGAGAGCGTCAGCGTGAGGCTCTGCTCCTTCCAGGTGGGTGAAGAGACCTACGTCGTGGACATCATGCGGATCCAGGAGATCGTGAACCCCCTCCCGGTCACGGCCCTCCGCAGCGGCTCCGAGGTCATCGAGGGGGTCATCGATCTGCGCGGTCAGGTCGTGCCGCTGGTCGACCTGCGCCGGCAGCTGGGGCTCTCGCCCTCGGTGGCCTCCCACGCCCGCAAGCAGATGATCGTGAACGTGGGAGGCAAGCTGGTGGCCTTCCTGGTCGACGCCATGGGGCGGGTGATCGAGGTCTCCCGGGACGAGATCCAGCGGACCGAGTCCGTGGAGGGGAGCGCGGCCGCCGAGCTCTTCCCGGGCGCGCTCCGTCACAAGGGCACCCTCTACCTCCTCCTCGATCTCCAGGCCGTGATGGAGCGGGGCGGCGTCAGCGAAGGAGACCTGCCATGA